AGCGACGCCATGTACCAGAGCCTGCAGGCGGACACGCGGGTGCGGCTGGACACGGTGGGCATCTTCGTGGACGGCGTGGCGGTCAAGCAGGTGGGCGCCTACACCTTTGACCTGACCCGGCGCTACGTGGACGACTGGGTGCGCGTCAACACCGATCAGGTCTGCGCGGCCATCAAGGACGTGTTCGACGACACCCGCGCCGTGATGGAACCGGCCGGGGCGCTGGCGGTGGCGGGCCTCAAGCAGTACGCCGCCGAACGTGGCCTCAAGGATGAGACTCTGGTGGCCCTGACCTGCGGCGCCAACGTCAACTTTGACCGTCTGCGCCACGTCTCCGAGCGGGCCGAGATCGGGGAACAGCGTGAGGCGATTCTGGCGGTGACCATCCCGGAGCGAGCCGGCGCCTTCCGCGAGTTCATCGAGGTGATCGGCGCGCGGGCGGTGACCGAGTTCAACTACCGCTACGCCCCCCGCGCCGAGGCGCAGATTTTCGTGGGGGTGCAGCTGGCCTCTGCCGGGCAGCGCGGCGAACTGGTGGGCACGCTGACCGCGCGGGGCTACGCCGTGACGGACCTGACCGGCGACGAGCTGGCCAAGGTCCATATCCGTCACATGGTGGGGGGCCGCGCCCCGGAGGCCGAGGGCGAGCGCGTCTATTCCTTTACCTTCCCCGAACGCCCCGGCGCACTGCTGGAATTCCTGACGCACCTTCACGGGCGCTGGAACATCAGCCTGTTCCACTACCGCAACCACGGCAGCGCCCACGGGCGGGTGCTGGCCGGGCTTCAGGTGCCGCCTGGGGATGAGCAGGACTTTGCCGCCTTCCTGCACAGTCTGGGCTACCCCGCCGACGAGATGACGCAGAACCCGGCGTACCGGCTGTTCCTGACCTGACGGCTGCCCGGAACCGTCGTCCACAGTCCAAACGCCCCGGTCTGGCCGGTTATGCTTTCAGGGCATGAGTCCAGTTGTCGTCCCCCCCACCCCTTTCACCGTTCTGGCCCTGTACCAGTTCCGCCGCGTGCCAGACCCCGCCGCCCTGCGGGCCGAGTTGCTGGCACTGGGGCAGGCTTCCGGCCTGTGCGGCACGCTGATCGTCGCCGCTGAGGGCATCAACGGCACGGTGGCCGGGTCACGCGCGGCGATTGACGGCCTGAGTGATTTCCTGCGGACGGCGGGCTTTGACCGTTTGGAAGCCAAGACGTCGCACAGCAACGAGCGACCCTTCA
This is a stretch of genomic DNA from Deinococcus radiopugnans ATCC 19172. It encodes these proteins:
- the ilvA gene encoding threonine ammonia-lyase, biosynthetic — its product is MIQTQEFEPGQMDAMDVLRLALTGKVYGAAIETPISEAPRLSARSGNSVLLKREDLQPIFSFKLRGAYNKMAQLSPEQREKGVITASAGNHAQGVAYAAQELKMRAVIVMPATTPEIKIAGCRARGAEVVLHGDSFSDAEAYAYALQKELDLTFVHPFDDPLVLAGQGTVALELLRQVETGNGYTVFVPVGGGGLIAGVASVIKALRPDVRVVGVEPDDSDAMYQSLQADTRVRLDTVGIFVDGVAVKQVGAYTFDLTRRYVDDWVRVNTDQVCAAIKDVFDDTRAVMEPAGALAVAGLKQYAAERGLKDETLVALTCGANVNFDRLRHVSERAEIGEQREAILAVTIPERAGAFREFIEVIGARAVTEFNYRYAPRAEAQIFVGVQLASAGQRGELVGTLTARGYAVTDLTGDELAKVHIRHMVGGRAPEAEGERVYSFTFPERPGALLEFLTHLHGRWNISLFHYRNHGSAHGRVLAGLQVPPGDEQDFAAFLHSLGYPADEMTQNPAYRLFLT